From the genome of Salvelinus alpinus chromosome 19, SLU_Salpinus.1, whole genome shotgun sequence, one region includes:
- the LOC139545542 gene encoding paxillin-like isoform X1 produces the protein MDDLDALLADLESTTSHISKRPVFLSEETPYSFPTGGNSYQDVSVPPPVPPPPSAEALNGSVIDSLHSSQQSLGSAPKSSWSRDSSSPPLSHNEEDHVYSFPNKQKSADPSAAAMSSALGSNLSELDRLLLELNAVQQNSPSFPTTEETAPPLPSCSITNYVQQNGGPPDIMVSPPVQEKPKQNGSRVVEDGRPTVESLLDELEGSVPNHSPSVLHSELDSPSQQQARISASCATRELDELMASLSDFKLDQAEISPSSSLEVHPHPRTPSSPVAAAPSPLLPSQPACDSPLFSLPDWELHIEEEGGGGVSSPHPSLSSPPPATVTFQSPLFFEESEPEAFIDVSATMLSSHQKSLVFLNHSKPSPRTNTSPLNAAKPSLTSASTTLDQNPLKSPSPSLDRGITPPSVTKSPSPLTDMDLSLSTPTTTKSLSPVPFSYSKSPTPLTASKAPSPSLVTYPKAPPPPALTSPMISRRVLEPVPAAEPSLDEALDKLQPDITGSTRDGARTGDEASTHEGTFTRDGSVISGHVDGYRELMDWADVELNMCLQDGLDGGMTPNTERPYTDGSMTPTTEASWMDESLDGSSCPGTPDASLDLPLLQHATVDRVSASGHLKSVIRRTKETSNVHPMYREDHPRRGRVGPIIVNKSSSQDRLIEELQGKLGIGRLADRRRKQPDDWLTEGIIVMSKPQRFRGDRAANEVDKMAQGKGGPGGPPTQVNKLDNMLGSLQSDLHKLGVQTVAKGVCGACCKPIVGQVVTAMGRTWHPEHFVCTHCQEEIGSRNFFERDGAPYCEKDYHNLFSPRCHYCNGPILDKVVTALDRTWHPEHFFCAQCGSFFGPEGFHEKDGKAYCRKDYFDMFAPKCGGCARAILENYISALNSLWHPECFVCRECFTPFVNGSFFEHDGQPYCEVHYHERRGSLCSGCQKPITGRCITAMAKKFHPEHFVCAFCLKQLNKGTFKEQNDKPYCQGCFVKLFS, from the exons ATGGACGATTTAG ACGCTTTGTTGGCGGACCTGGAATCCACGACATCCCACATTTCCAAGCGGCCTGTGTTCCTGTCTGAGGAAACCCCCTACTCTTTCCCCACTGGGGGAAACTCCTACCAGGATGTGTCAGTCCCTCCCCCGGTGCCGCCCCCTCCCTCCGCTGAGGCTCTGAATGGCTCTGTGATTgactccctccactcctcccaaCAG TCCTTGGGTTCAGCTCCGAAGAGCTCATGGTCCAGGGACAGTAGCAGCCCACCCCTGTCCCACAATGAAGAGGACCACGTCTACAG tTTCCCCAACAAACAGAAGTCTGCTGACCCATCTGCGGCTGCCATGAGCTCCGCGCTAGGCAGTAACCTGTCAGAGCTAGACCGGCTGCTCCTGGAGCTCAATGCTGTCCAGCAgaactctccctctttccccaccacag AGGAAACCGCCCCACCCCTGCCATCCTGCAGCATTACCAACTATGTGCAGCAAAACGGGGGCCCCCCTGACATCATGGTGAGCCCTCCCGTTCAGGAGAAGCCCAAACAGAATGGGTCCAGGGTGGTGGAGGATGGCCGGCCCACAGTGGAGAGTCTGCTGGATGAGCTGGAGGGTTCTGTACCCAATCACAG CCCCTCTGTTCTTCACAGTGAGTTGGACTCTCCCTCTCAGCAGCAGGCCAGAATCTCAGCATCCTGTGCTACACGCGAGCTAGACGAGCTCATGGCCTCCCTGTCCGACTTCAAG CTGGATCAAGCAGAAATCTCCCCCAGCAGCTCTCTGGAGGTCCATCCTCATCCACgtaccccctcctcccctgttGCAGctgccccctcccccctccttccctctcaacCTGCCTGTGACTCCCCTCTCTTCTCACTGCCTGACTGGGAGCTGCACATAGAGGAGGAAGGTGGGGGGGGAGTGTCCTCTCCACATCCCTCATTATCAAGCCCTCCCCCAGCAACTGTAACCTTCCAGAGCCCTCTGTTCTTTGAAGAGAGTGAACCAGAAGCCTTCATCGACGTCTCTGCCACCATGCTGTCCTCTCATCAGAAGTCCTTGGTATTCCTCAACCACTCCAAACCTTCACCTAGGACAAACACCAGTCCTCTCAATGCTGCTAAACCATCACTCACCTCAGCCAGCACCACGCTGGACCAGAACCCCTTAAAATCCCCTAGTCCCTCTCTAGACCGTGGCATAACTCCTCCCTCTGTTACCAAAAGCCCCAGTCCCCTAACTGACATGGATCTAAGTTTATCTACTCCAACTACTACTAAGAGCCTTAGTCCTGTTCCTTTCTCTTACTCCAAGTCCCCTACTCCTCTCACTGCTTCGAAAGCCCCTTCGCCATCTCTGGTCACATATCCCAAGGCCCCCCCTCCCCCAGCTCTCACTAGCCCCATGATCTCAAGGAGAGTGCTGGagccagtccctgcagctgagcCCTCTCTGGATGAAGCCCTGGATAAGCTGCAGCCGGACATCACCGGAAGTACCCGGGACGGGGCAAGAACCGGGGACGAGGCAAGTACCCATGAAGGGACATTTACCCGGGATGGGTCAGTAATAAGTGGACATGTTGATGGGTATAGGGAGCTCATGGACTGGGCCGATGTGGAGCTGAACATGTGTCTCCAAGATGGACTGGATGGTGGTATGACTCCTAATACAGAGAGACCTTATACAGATGGGAGCATGACCCCGACGACTGAGGCCAGCTGGATGGATGAGTCCCTGGATGGCTCCTCCTGCCCTGGGACTCCTGATGCTTCCCTGGACCTGCCTCTGCTGCAGCATGCCACTGTGGACAGGGTCTCAGCATCTGGACAT CTTAAATCAGTGATTAGGCGCACCAAGGAGACCTCCAACGTACACCCCATGTACCGAGAGGATCACCCCCGGAGGGGGCGGGTGGGCCCCATCATTGTCAACAAGAGCAGCTCCCAGGACCGCCTCATAGAGGAGCTGCAGGGGAAGCTGGGGATTGGTCGATTGGCTGACCGCCGGCGTAAGCAGCCGGACGATTGGCTCACTGAGGGCATCATCGTCATGTCCAAGCCACAGCGCTTCCGTGGCGACAGGGCCGCGAACGAGGTGGACAAG ATGGCCCAGGGGAAAGGTGGCCCTGGAGGCCCCCCAACGCAGGTCAACAAGCTGGACAACATGCTCGGCAGCCTGCAGTCTGACCTCCATAAACTGGGTGTGCAGACCGTGGCCAAGGGAGTGTGTGGGGCCTGCTGTAAACCAATCGTGGGACAG GTGGTGACTGCCATGGGGCGCACGTGGCACCCGGAGCACTTTGTGTGTACCCACTGTCAGGAGGAGATAGGTTCCAGAAACTTCTTTGAGCGTGACGGGGCGCCCTACTGCGAGAAGGACTACCACAACCTGTTCTCCCCACGCTGCCACTACTGCAACGGACCTATTCTGGAT AAAGTTGTGACTGCGTTGGACAGGACATGGCATCCTGAGCACTTCTTCTGTGCTCAGTGTGGATCATTCTTTGGCCCAGAGG GCTTCCATGAGAAGGATGGGAAGGCGTACTGTAGGAAGGACTACTTTGACATGTTTGCGCCTAAATGTGGCGGCTGTGCCCGAGCCATCCTGGAGAACTACATCTCTGCACTGAACTCCCTTTGGCATCCAGAGTGCTTTGTCTGCAGG GAGTGCTTCACCCCATTTGTGAACGGGAGTTTCTTTGAGCATGATGGGCAGCCCTACTGTGAGGTTCACTACCACGAGCGCCGCGGGTCCCTCTGCTCTGGCTGCCAGAAGCCCATTACGGGCCGCTGCATCACGGCCATGGCCAAGAAGTTCCACCCTGAGCACTTTGTTTGTGCCTTCTGCCTCAAGCAGCTCAACAAGGGCACATTCAAGGAGCAGAATGACAAGCCCTACTGCCAGGGCTGCTTTGTGAAACTCTTCAGTTAA
- the LOC139545542 gene encoding paxillin-like isoform X3, which translates to MDDLDALLADLESTTSHISKRPVFLSEETPYSFPTGGNSYQDVSVPPPVPPPPSAEALNGSVIDSLHSSQQSLGSAPKSSWSRDSSSPPLSHNEEDHVYSFPNKQKSADPSAAAMSSALGSNLSELDRLLLELNAVQQNSPSFPTTEETAPPLPSCSITNYVQQNGGPPDIMVSPPVQEKPKQNGSRVVEDGRPTVESLLDELEGSVPNHSPSVLHSELDSPSQQQARISASCATRELDELMASLSDFKMAQGKGGPGGPPTQVNKLDNMLGSLQSDLHKLGVQTVAKGVCGACCKPIVGQVVTAMGRTWHPEHFVCTHCQEEIGSRNFFERDGAPYCEKDYHNLFSPRCHYCNGPILDKVVTALDRTWHPEHFFCAQCGSFFGPEGFHEKDGKAYCRKDYFDMFAPKCGGCARAILENYISALNSLWHPECFVCRECFTPFVNGSFFEHDGQPYCEVHYHERRGSLCSGCQKPITGRCITAMAKKFHPEHFVCAFCLKQLNKGTFKEQNDKPYCQGCFVKLFS; encoded by the exons ATGGACGATTTAG ACGCTTTGTTGGCGGACCTGGAATCCACGACATCCCACATTTCCAAGCGGCCTGTGTTCCTGTCTGAGGAAACCCCCTACTCTTTCCCCACTGGGGGAAACTCCTACCAGGATGTGTCAGTCCCTCCCCCGGTGCCGCCCCCTCCCTCCGCTGAGGCTCTGAATGGCTCTGTGATTgactccctccactcctcccaaCAG TCCTTGGGTTCAGCTCCGAAGAGCTCATGGTCCAGGGACAGTAGCAGCCCACCCCTGTCCCACAATGAAGAGGACCACGTCTACAG tTTCCCCAACAAACAGAAGTCTGCTGACCCATCTGCGGCTGCCATGAGCTCCGCGCTAGGCAGTAACCTGTCAGAGCTAGACCGGCTGCTCCTGGAGCTCAATGCTGTCCAGCAgaactctccctctttccccaccacag AGGAAACCGCCCCACCCCTGCCATCCTGCAGCATTACCAACTATGTGCAGCAAAACGGGGGCCCCCCTGACATCATGGTGAGCCCTCCCGTTCAGGAGAAGCCCAAACAGAATGGGTCCAGGGTGGTGGAGGATGGCCGGCCCACAGTGGAGAGTCTGCTGGATGAGCTGGAGGGTTCTGTACCCAATCACAG CCCCTCTGTTCTTCACAGTGAGTTGGACTCTCCCTCTCAGCAGCAGGCCAGAATCTCAGCATCCTGTGCTACACGCGAGCTAGACGAGCTCATGGCCTCCCTGTCCGACTTCAAG ATGGCCCAGGGGAAAGGTGGCCCTGGAGGCCCCCCAACGCAGGTCAACAAGCTGGACAACATGCTCGGCAGCCTGCAGTCTGACCTCCATAAACTGGGTGTGCAGACCGTGGCCAAGGGAGTGTGTGGGGCCTGCTGTAAACCAATCGTGGGACAG GTGGTGACTGCCATGGGGCGCACGTGGCACCCGGAGCACTTTGTGTGTACCCACTGTCAGGAGGAGATAGGTTCCAGAAACTTCTTTGAGCGTGACGGGGCGCCCTACTGCGAGAAGGACTACCACAACCTGTTCTCCCCACGCTGCCACTACTGCAACGGACCTATTCTGGAT AAAGTTGTGACTGCGTTGGACAGGACATGGCATCCTGAGCACTTCTTCTGTGCTCAGTGTGGATCATTCTTTGGCCCAGAGG GCTTCCATGAGAAGGATGGGAAGGCGTACTGTAGGAAGGACTACTTTGACATGTTTGCGCCTAAATGTGGCGGCTGTGCCCGAGCCATCCTGGAGAACTACATCTCTGCACTGAACTCCCTTTGGCATCCAGAGTGCTTTGTCTGCAGG GAGTGCTTCACCCCATTTGTGAACGGGAGTTTCTTTGAGCATGATGGGCAGCCCTACTGTGAGGTTCACTACCACGAGCGCCGCGGGTCCCTCTGCTCTGGCTGCCAGAAGCCCATTACGGGCCGCTGCATCACGGCCATGGCCAAGAAGTTCCACCCTGAGCACTTTGTTTGTGCCTTCTGCCTCAAGCAGCTCAACAAGGGCACATTCAAGGAGCAGAATGACAAGCCCTACTGCCAGGGCTGCTTTGTGAAACTCTTCAGTTAA
- the LOC139545542 gene encoding proline-rich protein 36-like isoform X2: MDDLDALLADLESTTSHISKRPVFLSEETPYSFPTGGNSYQDVSVPPPVPPPPSAEALNGSVIDSLHSSQQSLGSAPKSSWSRDSSSPPLSHNEEDHVYSFPNKQKSADPSAAAMSSALGSNLSELDRLLLELNAVQQNSPSFPTTEETAPPLPSCSITNYVQQNGGPPDIMVSPPVQEKPKQNGSRVVEDGRPTVESLLDELEGSVPNHSPSVLHSELDSPSQQQARISASCATRELDELMASLSDFKLDQAEISPSSSLEVHPHPRTPSSPVAAAPSPLLPSQPACDSPLFSLPDWELHIEEEGGGGVSSPHPSLSSPPPATVTFQSPLFFEESEPEAFIDVSATMLSSHQKSLVFLNHSKPSPRTNTSPLNAAKPSLTSASTTLDQNPLKSPSPSLDRGITPPSVTKSPSPLTDMDLSLSTPTTTKSLSPVPFSYSKSPTPLTASKAPSPSLVTYPKAPPPPALTSPMISRRVLEPVPAAEPSLDEALDKLQPDITGSTRDGARTGDEASTHEGTFTRDGSVISGHVDGYRELMDWADVELNMCLQDGLDGGMTPNTERPYTDGSMTPTTEASWMDESLDGSSCPGTPDASLDLPLLQHATVDRVSASGHLKSVIRRTKETSNVHPMYREDHPRRGRVGPIIVNKSSSQDRLIEELQGKLGIGRLADRRRKQPDDWLTEGIIVMSKPQRFRGDRAANEVDKIIIPPESPLPQRVIYPPQSPPAPRHPPIIEKPSRPPPMQPTPAPLPPTPPPCPPPPPQQPIPPPPMKQTPAPPTPPPCPPPPPQEPIPPPPMKQTPAPPTPPPCPPPPPQEPIPPPPMKQTPAPLPPPPPLVQPPSPPVPVWQAPAPKPAPSPPVQPAPPPPPPKVLVSVGCQTEYDPILPPMQAWLSLPFLFL, encoded by the exons ATGGACGATTTAG ACGCTTTGTTGGCGGACCTGGAATCCACGACATCCCACATTTCCAAGCGGCCTGTGTTCCTGTCTGAGGAAACCCCCTACTCTTTCCCCACTGGGGGAAACTCCTACCAGGATGTGTCAGTCCCTCCCCCGGTGCCGCCCCCTCCCTCCGCTGAGGCTCTGAATGGCTCTGTGATTgactccctccactcctcccaaCAG TCCTTGGGTTCAGCTCCGAAGAGCTCATGGTCCAGGGACAGTAGCAGCCCACCCCTGTCCCACAATGAAGAGGACCACGTCTACAG tTTCCCCAACAAACAGAAGTCTGCTGACCCATCTGCGGCTGCCATGAGCTCCGCGCTAGGCAGTAACCTGTCAGAGCTAGACCGGCTGCTCCTGGAGCTCAATGCTGTCCAGCAgaactctccctctttccccaccacag AGGAAACCGCCCCACCCCTGCCATCCTGCAGCATTACCAACTATGTGCAGCAAAACGGGGGCCCCCCTGACATCATGGTGAGCCCTCCCGTTCAGGAGAAGCCCAAACAGAATGGGTCCAGGGTGGTGGAGGATGGCCGGCCCACAGTGGAGAGTCTGCTGGATGAGCTGGAGGGTTCTGTACCCAATCACAG CCCCTCTGTTCTTCACAGTGAGTTGGACTCTCCCTCTCAGCAGCAGGCCAGAATCTCAGCATCCTGTGCTACACGCGAGCTAGACGAGCTCATGGCCTCCCTGTCCGACTTCAAG CTGGATCAAGCAGAAATCTCCCCCAGCAGCTCTCTGGAGGTCCATCCTCATCCACgtaccccctcctcccctgttGCAGctgccccctcccccctccttccctctcaacCTGCCTGTGACTCCCCTCTCTTCTCACTGCCTGACTGGGAGCTGCACATAGAGGAGGAAGGTGGGGGGGGAGTGTCCTCTCCACATCCCTCATTATCAAGCCCTCCCCCAGCAACTGTAACCTTCCAGAGCCCTCTGTTCTTTGAAGAGAGTGAACCAGAAGCCTTCATCGACGTCTCTGCCACCATGCTGTCCTCTCATCAGAAGTCCTTGGTATTCCTCAACCACTCCAAACCTTCACCTAGGACAAACACCAGTCCTCTCAATGCTGCTAAACCATCACTCACCTCAGCCAGCACCACGCTGGACCAGAACCCCTTAAAATCCCCTAGTCCCTCTCTAGACCGTGGCATAACTCCTCCCTCTGTTACCAAAAGCCCCAGTCCCCTAACTGACATGGATCTAAGTTTATCTACTCCAACTACTACTAAGAGCCTTAGTCCTGTTCCTTTCTCTTACTCCAAGTCCCCTACTCCTCTCACTGCTTCGAAAGCCCCTTCGCCATCTCTGGTCACATATCCCAAGGCCCCCCCTCCCCCAGCTCTCACTAGCCCCATGATCTCAAGGAGAGTGCTGGagccagtccctgcagctgagcCCTCTCTGGATGAAGCCCTGGATAAGCTGCAGCCGGACATCACCGGAAGTACCCGGGACGGGGCAAGAACCGGGGACGAGGCAAGTACCCATGAAGGGACATTTACCCGGGATGGGTCAGTAATAAGTGGACATGTTGATGGGTATAGGGAGCTCATGGACTGGGCCGATGTGGAGCTGAACATGTGTCTCCAAGATGGACTGGATGGTGGTATGACTCCTAATACAGAGAGACCTTATACAGATGGGAGCATGACCCCGACGACTGAGGCCAGCTGGATGGATGAGTCCCTGGATGGCTCCTCCTGCCCTGGGACTCCTGATGCTTCCCTGGACCTGCCTCTGCTGCAGCATGCCACTGTGGACAGGGTCTCAGCATCTGGACAT CTTAAATCAGTGATTAGGCGCACCAAGGAGACCTCCAACGTACACCCCATGTACCGAGAGGATCACCCCCGGAGGGGGCGGGTGGGCCCCATCATTGTCAACAAGAGCAGCTCCCAGGACCGCCTCATAGAGGAGCTGCAGGGGAAGCTGGGGATTGGTCGATTGGCTGACCGCCGGCGTAAGCAGCCGGACGATTGGCTCACTGAGGGCATCATCGTCATGTCCAAGCCACAGCGCTTCCGTGGCGACAGGGCCGCGAACGAGGTGGACAAG atCATTATTCCCCCAGAGTCCCCTCTACCTCAGAGGGTCATTTACCCACCCCAGTCTCCCCCAGCGCCTCGTCACCCTCCTATTATAGAAAAACCCAGTAGACCCCCACCTATGCAGCCGACCCCTGCTCCTCTACCTCCTACGCCTCCCCCctgcccccctcctccaccccagcAACCCATCCCTCCCCCACCTATGAAGCAGACCCCTGCCCCTCCTACGCCTCCCCCctgccccccccctccaccccaggAACCCATCCCTCCCCCACCTATGAAGCAGACCCCTGCCCCTCCTACGCCTCCCCCctgcccccctcctccaccccaggAACCCATCCCTCCCCCACCTATGAAGCAGACCCCTGCTCCTCTACCTCCCCCACCTCCGCTTGTACAACCTCCATCCCCACCCGTCCCAGTATGGCAGGCCCCTGCCCCCAAGCCAGCGCCCTCTCCACCAGTGCAGCctgcaccaccaccacctccccccAAAGTCCTGGTGTCCGTTGGCTGTCAAACCGAATATGACCCAATCTTGCCTCCAATGCAGGCATGGCTCTCTCTACCTTTTCTATTTCTATAA